One genomic region from Chloroherpetonaceae bacterium encodes:
- a CDS encoding ferritin-like domain-containing protein, producing MNRRDFLKNTSLLSLAGGAGAASLLLSSCESSVTSNDKVLETDLAFLTEAVEMEGVAVKTYDAAASSGLITDTSLLSVAVLYRDHHYSHFQELNALRRRLGFASYDINIALPDARVSGLTNQTSVLTLARDLELQAAEAYFRWVTGELNIPEVRRFFANTYPIETAHFIVLKGVLSGDIPGSIDSSQLEFLKRS from the coding sequence ATGAACCGTCGTGACTTCCTCAAAAACACCAGTCTTCTTAGCCTTGCCGGCGGTGCCGGTGCGGCATCGCTATTACTCAGTTCTTGCGAATCAAGCGTAACAAGCAATGATAAAGTACTAGAAACCGATCTTGCATTTTTAACCGAGGCTGTTGAAATGGAAGGTGTTGCCGTTAAAACCTATGATGCAGCCGCAAGCTCAGGATTGATTACTGATACGTCGTTGCTTTCGGTGGCAGTGCTTTATCGCGATCATCATTATTCTCATTTTCAAGAGTTAAATGCTTTGCGACGCCGCTTAGGTTTTGCATCATACGACATAAATATTGCACTCCCTGATGCACGAGTTAGCGGCTTAACCAATCAAACCAGTGTACTCACTTTAGCAAGAGATTTGGAGCTCCAAGCAGCAGAAGCATACTTCCGTTGGGTCACTGGAGAGCTAAACATTCCCGAAGTTCGCAGGTTCTTTGCCAATACTTATCCGATTGAAACTGCACACTTTATTGTCTTAAAGGGTGTTTTAAGCGGTGATATTCCCGGTTCTATCGACTCCTCCCAATTGGAGTTTCTAAAAAGATCATAG
- a CDS encoding DUF2490 domain-containing protein codes for MQPEPAHKMIAATPLLVFFFYCFFLCAFALPFALSPNKFFPIKHSPPRQFGIKSRAIGRSKSVIRAVWLGYLLVMQSAVEPILAQPFTHDAASWSSGLAIVRFKETPLSFNGFVQVRFIQNSTQFQTTVFSGLLNYRISPDFSAGLGYTALTPINNRILEIAFLQGLWEVKLGQVAIPIRARAEWRWYVGVNNFDDLPPGSWRFRLRADAVVPISESLSGVVNNEYFFIPETQFFNQNRFQIGPRIIFSPSVSLDVLYQNRIIGSIPNAANRMEHTFLTMLIFKLDFNYFERESNSSTTTKTN; via the coding sequence ATGCAGCCCGAACCTGCGCACAAAATGATTGCTGCTACGCCACTTCTTGTGTTTTTCTTTTATTGTTTTTTTCTTTGCGCATTTGCGCTCCCCTTTGCTTTAAGCCCAAACAAATTTTTCCCAATAAAGCACTCGCCTCCAAGGCAATTCGGAATCAAATCACGTGCAATCGGAAGATCCAAATCGGTGATACGCGCAGTTTGGTTGGGGTATCTACTCGTCATGCAAAGTGCCGTTGAACCCATTCTAGCGCAGCCTTTTACCCACGATGCCGCCTCGTGGTCGAGCGGACTCGCTATTGTGCGGTTCAAAGAGACGCCGCTTTCATTCAACGGGTTTGTTCAAGTGCGATTTATTCAAAACAGCACGCAATTTCAGACCACCGTTTTTAGTGGGCTTTTGAATTATCGCATTTCACCTGATTTTTCTGCAGGCTTAGGCTATACCGCGCTCACCCCAATCAACAATCGTATTCTTGAAATTGCATTCCTGCAAGGCCTTTGGGAAGTAAAATTGGGGCAAGTGGCTATTCCAATTCGAGCAAGGGCGGAGTGGCGGTGGTATGTGGGCGTGAACAACTTTGATGATTTGCCACCGGGCTCGTGGCGATTTCGACTCCGTGCCGATGCTGTTGTTCCGATCTCAGAGTCATTGAGCGGAGTGGTCAATAATGAATATTTCTTCATCCCCGAAACCCAATTCTTCAATCAAAACCGCTTTCAAATCGGGCCCCGAATCATCTTTTCCCCCTCGGTTTCACTCGACGTGCTCTATCAAAACAGAATCATTGGTTCAATCCCGAATGCAGCAAATCGAATGGAACATACCTTCCTTACAATGCTAATTTTCAAGCTTGATTTCAATTACTTTGAGCGCGAGTCGAATTCATCAACGACGACCAAAACGAATTGA
- a CDS encoding purine-nucleoside phosphorylase, translating into MMKAESIDAHTEEEWESRAEEAAGFILRKIGAFRPRTAVVLGSGLGSFGERISPYASIEFSEIPHYPLPGVAGHQGKMIFGTVSEAGRENQVVLFKGRSHLYEGKHPEEVLFYLRLLSKLKTSNLILTNAAGGVNPEFEAGELCLITDFLNLQLPYLFRFGRKWQGTKKPLIPFDDALMKLAIKTALEKSIRLRTGVYAGLLGPSYETPAEIRTLGRMGADLVGMSTVLEATVAAERGLKVLGISLVTNKGAGLSLEKLSHEDVQHVAEAAKERFSSILFGILAAV; encoded by the coding sequence ATGATGAAAGCTGAATCGATTGATGCTCACACTGAAGAAGAATGGGAATCGCGCGCTGAGGAAGCCGCCGGATTCATTCTTCGAAAGATAGGCGCATTTCGGCCGCGAACCGCTGTGGTGCTTGGTTCAGGGTTAGGTAGCTTCGGTGAAAGAATTTCTCCTTATGCCTCAATTGAGTTTTCCGAAATTCCTCACTATCCTTTGCCGGGCGTGGCAGGGCATCAAGGAAAAATGATTTTCGGAACCGTAAGCGAAGCCGGGCGAGAAAATCAAGTGGTGCTCTTCAAAGGTCGCTCACATCTCTACGAAGGCAAGCATCCCGAAGAAGTCCTTTTCTACCTCAGGCTGCTTTCAAAACTTAAAACATCAAATCTCATTCTCACGAATGCAGCAGGCGGCGTAAACCCCGAGTTTGAAGCGGGCGAGCTTTGCCTCATCACCGATTTTCTGAACCTTCAATTGCCCTATCTATTTCGCTTTGGAAGAAAGTGGCAAGGGACGAAAAAACCGTTGATTCCTTTCGATGACGCATTGATGAAATTGGCGATAAAAACCGCTCTTGAAAAATCCATTCGCCTGAGAACAGGCGTTTATGCAGGGCTTTTAGGCCCTTCGTATGAAACCCCCGCCGAGATTCGCACGCTTGGGCGAATGGGCGCGGATTTGGTAGGAATGTCCACGGTGCTTGAAGCAACGGTAGCGGCGGAGCGAGGATTGAAAGTCTTGGGGATTTCGCTTGTAACCAATAAAGGTGCGGGGCTTTCTCTCGAAAAACTTTCTCACGAAGATGTTCAGCATGTTGCAGAAGCGGCAAAGGAGCGATTTTCAAGCATACTTTTCGGTATATTAGCGGCTGTTTAA
- the rbfA gene encoding 30S ribosome-binding factor RbfA, with product MSIRTERVAELLQRELGTIFERELPRNGGLTTIVNVKVTPDLGIARFYLSVLGSKDLSQSILEHLRKENKHYRKELAFKIRNQFRRIPELEFYLDDFTEQASRIDALLKEARKNETRNSNHTGESETTKNE from the coding sequence ATGTCAATTCGAACAGAGCGAGTGGCCGAGCTGCTTCAACGCGAACTGGGCACTATTTTTGAGCGCGAACTTCCACGCAACGGCGGGTTAACGACTATTGTCAATGTGAAGGTCACGCCCGACCTTGGAATTGCAAGGTTTTATTTATCCGTCTTAGGTAGTAAAGACCTATCGCAATCCATTTTGGAGCATTTACGCAAGGAGAATAAGCATTACCGCAAAGAGCTCGCGTTCAAGATTCGAAATCAATTTCGCCGAATCCCTGAACTTGAATTTTACCTTGATGATTTTACGGAACAAGCCTCTCGCATCGATGCGTTGCTGAAAGAAGCACGTAAAAACGAAACTCGAAATTCAAACCATACAGGCGAAAGCGAAACCACTAAGAATGAATAG